One Tenebrio molitor chromosome 2, icTenMoli1.1, whole genome shotgun sequence genomic region harbors:
- the LOC138124416 gene encoding solute carrier family 2, facilitated glucose transporter member 3-like gives MLPLTDLNKRFVFVLISVCLVGAFHHGFHIGVFNICHKPIEKWLIQVRETKSEKDAQLTSWIVMTMFPAGCCLGALFSNCRFGHKKIVFYISLLTIGSQVVLNMCREFKSYMMLVMGRFFLGVSAGVCAALAPMYLWDVAPEAWRRVVMVFFQLFISLAMVISQLLGFFMASTNWIIVLVIAVVPVAIGTLALKFCPESPRYVFIMRKNEMKAMMILVWFKNTLDISKHMDEIRNEEDLVKAMPEADLSNIWSKKLLFCFVVVVSEQLCGSSVFIYYSSEILQDVGFDENVSYSVTVGMGWAMLCGTVLALVSIETLKPKILLLISLGLMFLITLVLTIAMFFNLNHDNKEWVSGATVASVVLFGLAYGIGVAHVRWLVIAENFNFLVRPFVAALLFPVNFLISAAVVQMFLAMTVVVRYYIFIPFIVCNFVFFVYIYFCWPKTHVATLP, from the exons ATGTTGCCTCTGACAGATCTGAATAAAAGAtttgttttcgttttaatttctGTGTGTTTGGTTGGGGCCTTCCACCATGGGTTTCACATAGGCGTCTTCAACATCTGCCATAAG CCCATCGAAAAATGGTTGATACAAGTGAGAGAAACAAAATCGGAAAAAGATGCACAACTGACGTCGTGGATAGTCATGACCATGTTCCCCGCAGGGTGCTGCTTGGGTGCCCTGTTCAGCAACTGCAGATTCGGTCATAAGAAAATCGTCTTTTACATCAGTTTGCTCACAATCGGTAGTCAAGTGGTGCTCAACATGTGCAGAGAATTTAAATCGTACATGATGCTCGTGATGGGGAGATTCTTCCTCGGGGTGAGCGCAGGGGTGTGCGCCGCATTGGCGCCCATGTACTTGTGGGACGTAGCACCCGAGGCCTGGCGACGGGTCGTGATGGTCTTCTTCCAGCTTTTCATTAGTCTGGCGATGGTGATCTCGCAACTGTTAGGATTCTTCATGGCTTCGACCAATTGGATAATAGTGCTGGTGATAGCCGTGGTTCCTGTGGCGATTGGG actTTAGCGTTGAAGTTTTGTCCAGAGTCGCCTAGGTATGTGTTCATCATGAGAAAAAACGAAATGAAAGCGATGATGATTTTGGTCTGGTTCAAGAATACTCTAGACATTTCCAAACACATGGACGAAATCAGAAACGAGGAGGATCTGGTCAAGGCCATGCCGGAAGCGGATCTGTCCAACATTTGGAGCAAAAAGCTTCTTTTTTGCTTTGTGGTGGTGGTCAGCGAACAACTGTGTGGGTCCAGTGTT tttatttattattcgagTGAGATATTGCAAGACGTGGGCTTCGACGAGAACGTTTCTTATTCTGTGACAGTCGGAATGGGATGGGCCATGCTTTGTGGAACGGTTTTAGCACTGGTCTCGATCGAGACCTTGAAACCGAAGATTCTGCTCCTGATCAGCTTAGGTTTAATGTTTCTCATCACACTTGTCCTGACCATAGCGATGTTCTTCAAC TTAAACCACGACAACAAAGAATGGGTGTCAGGTGCAACAGTCGCCTCCGTCGTGCTGTTCGGGCTCGCTTATGGAATCGGAGTGGCTCATGTTCGTTGGTTGGTCATcgctgaaaattttaattttttagtcaGACCATTTGTTGCGGCTTTGCTATTTCCTGTTAATTTCTTAATCAGTGCCGCCGTTGTTCAAATGTTCTTAGCGATGACA gTCGTCGTGagatattacatttttataccTTTTATTGTCTGTAATTTCGTCTTCTTCgtctatatttatttttgttggcCGAAAACTCATGTCGCCACACTGCCCTAA
- the LOC138122560 gene encoding putative gustatory receptor 28b codes for MSAFVSAPVFFIYLYKLTGIVQFSTNNTPFSKFLARLWCLPLYAYFIYVTVAYSMISRNILGIFKYVDKMAGYTSGLTMLVSIFMFYRRSDELKSLLTKLDSIEIYLVGNNGRYSRRDNWVRVGLIGTIVIYILTFPFVHMNYNSSFYYFIPPIVASLNHLFLKDILNCIWDKFELINQHFQRQINSVDLFVIFPLTKAEKVRTLKEDEITFNIQRIQELSHAHYNLVLLTTRITALFDITTIMSMMMWFGCVIDTIYYIMYVTNNDIEDDVVVVYAANMIYLMFCFYWLFFMVGMFSTTQKKANKTATYVHDIWNKYALKNEVDRRVRHLQLISVRLLNTRLQITAKDFFNLDWTFCHMMIAAITTYLVILIQFN; via the exons ATGTCCGCCTTCGTGAGCGCACCGGTGTTCTTCATCTACCTCTACAAGCTGACCGGAATCGTTCAGTTCTCGACCAACAACACTccattctcaaaatttttggcCCGCTTGTGGTGTCTCCCCTTGTACGCCTACTTTATTTACGTAACGGTGGCGTACTCGATGATCTCGCGTAATATCCTAGGCATATTCAAGTACGTCGACAAGATGGCCGGGTACACTAGCGGTCTCACCATGCTCGTTTCCATCTTCATGTTCTACAGAAGAAGCGATGAGTTGAAGTCGCTTCTGACAAAACTCGATTCCATCGAGATTTACTTAGTTGGCAACAATGGCAGATATTCTCGTCGCGACAACTGGGTGAGAGTCGGACTGATCGGAACGATTGTCATTTACATTCTTACTTTTCCGTTTGTGCACATGAACTACAACTCTTCATTCTACTACTTTATCCCTCCGATCGTAGCCTCTTTGAACCATCTCTTTCTGAAAGACATTCTCAACTGCATCTGGGACAAGTTCGAGTTGATCAATCAGCATTTCCAACGCCAGATCAATTCTGTTGACTTATTCGTGATCTTTCCGTTGACCAAAGCGGAAAAAGTTAGGACTTTGAAAGAAGACGAAATTACTTTTAACATACAAAGGATACAAGAATTGTCACATGCACATTATAATTTGGTCCTTTTGACCACCAGAATTACCGCTTTGTTTGATATTACGACCATAATGTCGATGATGATGTGGTTTGGATGCGTTATCGACACCATATACTACATAATGTATGTCACAAACAATGATATTGAAGACGACGTAGTAGTGGTTTATGCTGCCAACATGATATATTTGATGTTTTGCTTTTATTGGTTATTCTTCATGGTGGGTATGTTTAGTACTACCCAGAAAAAG GCGAATAAAACCGCCACGTACGTACACGATATATGGAACAAATACGCTCTGAAGAATGAAGTAGACAGAAGAGTACGTCATCTTCAACTAATTTCTGTTAGGCTGCTCAACACCAGGTTGCAAATCACAGCTaaagattttttcaatttagatTGGACATTTTGCCACATG ATGATAGCAGCCATCACTACCTATCTAGTAATTCTGATTCAATTTAactaa
- the LOC138122559 gene encoding putative gustatory receptor 2a, with protein sequence MRPKRKLLRNLNDSIKNLLIISKIFALLPIRRRKNSEKFTPCVYSLIYNVVLAITSFFGFLYLTENNNYDDENTISEASGWLDLYMGTIIQTTGILLNCLNAKKIVVFFNKIDRIDRQFDLLSKHVDYQELYNFVNLAIGVVLVELCIIFVPEYFLIVENETVLYLLCSYCPILTTGIVKVQFAVFVFLIFQRFCYAEVVLEETERLLGGTTLSTFLTKTAKNHVTATVDVVHEIQNELYNLCDLTNRLYGCQNFLMVLSTFSVCITQFYFCYSEGLQLQSGFALAYFSMQWAVLQLLEVFSLTYLCESVHLKMDGTKHIINRLLFKSKDQKLNVVLKTFSMHEMHRDVRFSCGLFSFDFGMIQMLCGMISSYLIIMIQLDIARSETGVNQITDT encoded by the exons ATGAGACCTAAAAGAAAACTGCTCCGCAACCTTAACGATTCAATTAAGAATTTGTTGATTATTTCGAAAATATTCGCTTTACTGCCCATCAGGAGACGAAAAAACTCCGAAAAATTCACTCCTTGCGTCTACTCGCTAATCTACAACGTGGTTCTAGCGATAACGTCCTTCTTTGGGTTTCTGTATTTAACCGAAAACAACAATTACGATGACGAAAACACCATCTCGGAAGCTAGCGGTTGGTTGGATTTATACATGGGGACAATTATCCAGACCACTGGAATACTCCTCAATTGCCtaaatgccaaaaaaatcgTAGTGTTTTTCAACAAGATCGACCGCATCGATAGACAATTCGATCTGCTGTCGAAACACGTCGACTACCAAGAGCTGTACAATTTTGTCAACCTAGCAATAGGCGTCGTTTTAGTCGAGCTTTGTATCATTTTCGTGCCGGAGTACTTCTTGATCGTCGAAAACGAGACCGTACTGTACTTACTTTGTTCCTATTGTCCTATTTTGACCACAGGAATCGTCAAAGTCCAGTTCGCCGTTTTCGTcttcttgatttttcaaaggtTCTGTTACGCGGAAGTTGTCTTGGAGGAAACAGAAAGGTTGCTCGGTGGGACAACCCTATCCACTTTCCTAACCAAAACTGCCA AAAACCACGTAACTGCAACTGTTGACGTGGTCCACGAGATTCAGAACGAACTTTACAACTTATGCGACCTCACTAACAGACTCTAcggttgtcaaaattttctgaTGGTTCTGTCAACATTTTCCGTGTGTATTACTCAATTCTACTTCTGTTATAGCGAAGGACTACAATTACAGTCGGGATTTGCTCTTGCGTATTTTTCGATGCAGTGGGCCGTCCTACAGCTGCTTGAGGTGTTCTCACTTACTTATCTTTGCGAAAGTGTTCATCTGAAG atgGATGGTACAAAACACATCATTAACAGACTGCTGTTTAAGTCGAAAGACCAAAAACTTAACGTTGTA CTCAAGACGTTCTCCATGCATGAGATGCACCGCGATGTTAGATTCTCGTGTGGATTGTTTTCCTTCGACTTCGGAATGATTCAAATG ctgTGCGGAATGATATCTAGCTATCTAATCATTATGATACAACTAGATATAGCCAGATCAGAAACAGGTGTTAATCAAATTACAGACACATAA
- the LOC138122557 gene encoding uncharacterized protein, which translates to MSGRIFKKRQGTTDRGKEYEDLFTASVILKLIQNTDIRDFSVSSNDENFGAFDDVVFETESLRGSRQIQAVQLKHANKDKILTKSALEGERGDFSIAKYYEEFKKLDCGGDPSVQFVLLTNRRFDLREGESIKLKHEDVEVKMFKVQPDPLVNTSTKGFCYKFVVEKAQHREFFDNFVLYTDQMNIDKIKKNISTRFETMFTCDKTSFKDFMEFINEWSIREGKKPKLDTILTKRVITLCLLSPFIVPFMFDQDGTVDANSKLLREAIFHFNVTVFNSDSCDRLKRIYSDAIDEIDNNIDEIRKIGIKYQIVPTYSSVVGDLTDLEKTKLLWLIGKFPLIVSASPRVYKAIHLCQNRKYIILGNEDLACNFQNLSDLDAESEIYENILDNFQCSLQGKRKISLRNLIEDNENMKAVITTNELLQMLDESFSIGGPRESLPVPYVNRLISRNIVDFKFLQELRRDTLVAISCREQFDQIKEHINNFNIKRTEDCPVREDEDWVDPSMGNFFTDGSMGKSYVTIYVKDHEFSSSEFSELCEKHPDQKKYHHFKVIEGKLEWVQSIGDISDLEKNRLHNHFMDESEFSLYIDSNVQIVCSEPGMGKSVLMKSIKNRQPSTSCTMVIYPKEHFRYLQKQQYDSDAFLKYILDPTNKQCTSFDSQFLKVLLRRRKIVFIWDGLDEISNTNLVTVMNIISGLSELEFIQFIAGRSSVKKVLENKFRVLARTIRPFDEEEQNRYIKNRLELGEIDDVITKIVQNVTTVRHRDIFGVPLHIFMLTELFRQNRQKYDKILDEQIFSIVDLYYYFVDEKLNVFYREKAKLDVSSDVIDRLIKSGKRDRLDNYENVSIGILFGDAKYEPTSFLEEIQENGDCFGIITGVTSENVPLFIHQSFGEYFAANYLVKNYRKIPNFEQLLFDEKVTNIRFLFDLLLAKNCPAHIAVLYKNLEVLLAHGDQLRLKDKGGRNCLHLACSWGMRYHPLTTVGVGLFNTKYVVDVSQGHLSEKDSVEYRQILEFLCQTCDPHEVDHVFGMDVFCYANRSSCLLPIILLSKMYGRQINSFDSFKNIPSVLHHSVIVDYSEIFDVILKLPYVVTKFGNNNLLHVSAIYNSSNCLKILLSNRIYMRKVNKGNRKNRSPIMLACQARNLDVIRLLLQSSVDVNACDRDQVSPLYLACLRGLMDVVQVLIEKKADVNMPCNQKFTPLSAASVGGHLEVVKYLVDLKADFDHADANGITPLTKASFCGHIEIVRFLIDVGANVNSKDQKRFTPLHRACFGGHDDVVRLLIDRRADVNVCNVDGMTPLYMACLKERYTTIQLLIEHGASVNAINDKCSHVMSAVEKGKTQLIQFLINRGADVDVACKGFRPLHLACTNGHLAMVRLLIDAQVDINAVSKHGENCLFPASRRGFVKIVQVLLDAGVDVNQVSKKGFTAIFLTSLGGHVEIVRLLLEAGADPAVPNICGRNVIQAANVKKHYDIVRLLTTPRSRSTFYLNSSQV; encoded by the exons ATGAGTGGCAGG attttcaaaaaacgccAAGGTACCACTGACAGAGGCAAAGAATACGAAGATTTGTTTACTGCCAGTGTGATATTGAAACTGATTCAAAATACTGATATCAGAGATTTTAGTGTGTCATCAAACGACGAAAATTTTGGCGCTTTCGATGACGTCGTTTTTGAAACGGAATCTCTTCGTGGTAGTAGACAAATACAGGCTGTTCAGTTGAAACACGCCAACAAAGAcaaaattttaacgaaaagTGCTTTAGAAGGAGAACGTGGAGATTTCAGCATTGCAAAGTACTATGAAGAATTCAAGAAACTCGACTGCGGTGGTGACCCTTCCGTTCAATTCGTTCTGTTAACTAATCGTCGATTTGATCTAAGAGAAGGTGAGTCAATCAAACTGAAACATGAAGACGTCGaagtaaaaatgttcaaagtaCAACCTGACCCACTGGTGAACACTTCCACCAAAGGCTTTTGTTACAAATTTGTAGTTGAAAAAGCACAACATCgagaattttttgataattttgttttgtacacCGATCAAATGAACATCGACAAGATTAAGAAGAACATCTCGACGAGATTTGAAACAATGTTCACCTGTGATAAAACCTCATTCAAAGATTTTATGGAATTTATAAATGAATGGAGTATTCGCGAAGGTAAGAAACCTAAGCTGGATACAATATTGACCAAACGTGTGATAACTTTATGTCTGCTGTCTCCTTTCATTGTACCTTTTATGTTCGACCAAGATGGTACCGTTGATGCTAACTCGAAGCTGTTGAGGGAGGCGATTTTTCACTTTAACGTCACCGTTTTCAATTCTGACAGCTGTGATCGATTAAAACGAATCTACTCCGACGCCATTGATGAAATCGATAACAATATTGACGAAATTAGAAAAATCGGAATTAAATATCAGATTGTACCAACATACAGTAGCGTTGTCGGTGATTTAACTGACTTAGAGAAGACTAAATTGTTATGGCTGATTGGTAAATTTCCGTTAATTGTTTCGGCAAGTCCACGTGTCTACAAAGCAATACATTTGTGTCAAAATAggaaatacattattttgggaAATGAAGATTTGGCctgtaattttcaaaatttatccgatttgGACGCCGAATCAGAAATTTACGAAAACATTTTGGACAACTTTCAATGTTCTCTACAAGGTAAAAGGAAAATCAGTTTAAGAAATTTGATTGAAGATAATGAAAATATGAAGGCGGTTATTACGACGAATGAACTTTTACAAATGCTTGACGAATCCTTCTCTATCGGAGGACCAAGAGAGAGCCTTCCTGTGCCCTACGTCAACAGACTGATATCGAGGAACATTGTAGATTTCAAGTTTCTGCAAGAACTTAGACGGGACACTTTAGTAGCGATCAGCTGCAGAGAACAATTCGACCAAATCAAGGAacatattaataatttcaacatAAAGAGAACTGAAGATTGTCCAGTGAGAGAAGATGAAGACTGGGTGGATCCTTCGATGGGAAATTTTTTCACCGACGGTTCGATGGGGAAATCATACGTGACAATTTATGTGAAAGATCACGAATTTTCTTCAAGCGAATTTAGTGAATTGTGCGAGAAACACCCAGACCAGAAGAAGTACCATCATTTTAAGGTCATAGAAGGAAAACTGGAATGGGTTCAGAGCATAGGCGACATTAGTGACCTGGAGAAAAACCGTCTGCACAATCATTTTATGGACGAATCAGAATTTAGTCTCTACATCGACAGTAACGTGCAGATCGTATGCAGCGAACCTGGCATGGGAAAATCCGTTTTGATGAAGAGCATCAAGAATCGACAACCCTCCACTTCTTGCACCATGGTCATTTATCCGAAAGAACATTTTCGGTACTTGCAAAAACAGCAGTATGATTCTGACGCTTTCTTGAAATATATTCTGGACCCCACCAACAAGCAATGCACGAGCTTTGATTCGCAATTTCTGAAAGTACTGTTGAGACGACGTAAAATAGTTTTTATCTGGGACGGATTGGACGAGAtaagcaatacaaatttggTAACCGTCATGAATATCATCAGCGGCTTGTCCGAACTGGAGTTTATTCAATTTATAGCAGGACGAAGCAGTGTTAAGAAAGTTTTAGAAAACAAATTCCGTGTTCTGGCTCGGACCATTAGACCTTTTGATGAAGAAGAACAAAACAGATACATTAAGAATCGTCTCGAATTGGGAGAGATCGACGACGTGATCACGAAGATTGTCCAAAATGTGACAACGGTACGACACCGTGACATTTTCGGAGTCcctcttcacatttttatGTTGACGGAGTTGTTTCGTCAGAATCGACAAAAATACGACAAGATTCTTGACgagcaaatattttcaattgtgGATCTGTACTATTACTTCGTGGACGAGAAACTGAACGTGTTTTACAGAGAAAAAGCTAAGCTGGACGTTTCCAGTGACGTTATTGACCGACTGATTAAGTCCGGCAAAAGGGATCGCCTTGACAATTACGAAAATGTGTCTATCGGTATTCTTTTCGGCGATGCAAAATACGAGCCCACCAGTTTTTTGGAGGAAATCCAAGAGAACGGTGATTGTTTTGGAATCATAACCGGTGTGACCAGCGAGAATGTTCCTCTTTTTATACATCAGTCGTTCGGCGAGTATTTTGCGGCCAATTATTTGgtaaaaaattacagaaaaattCCGAATTTTGAGCAACTGCTTTTTGACGAGAAGGTGACGAACATTCGTTTCTTGTTCGACCTGCTGTTGGCCAAGAATTGTCCAGCTCACATCGCAGTGTTGTACAAAAATCTGGAAGTCTTGTTGGCTCACGGAGATCAACTCCGGTTAAAAGATAAAGGAGGGCGGAATTGTCTACACCTAGCGTGTTCATGGGGGATGCGATACCATCCGCTGACTACTGTGGGAGTCGGGTTGTTCAACACAAAGTATGTCGTCGACGTATCACAAGGACACTTGAGCGAAAAAGATAGTGTAGAATACAGGCAGATTCTAGAATTTTTGTGTCAAACCTGTGATCCTCACGAAGTCGACCATGTATTTGGAATGGACGTATTTTGCTACGCAAACAGATCGTCTTGTCTTCTACCGATCATACTGCTGTCGAAGATGTATGGAAGGCAGATCAACAGTTTTGACAGCTTTAAGAATATTCCAAGCGTTTTACATCACTCGGTCATAGTCGATTATTCCGAAATTTTCGATGTCATTCTAAAATTACCGTATGTAGTTACTAAATTTGGAAACAATAATCTTCTGCACGTGTCAGCAATATATAATTCGTCAAATTGCTTGAAGATACTCCTTTCGAACAGAATTTATATGAGAAAAGTGAACAAGGGTAATAGAAAGAATCGTTCTCCGATCATGTTGGCGTGTCAAGCTCGCAACCTCGATGTAATTCGTTTATTACTCCAGTCTAGTGTTGATGTCAATGCTTGTGACCGCGATCAAGTCTCACCTTTGTACTTAGCTTGTCTGCGCGGTCTGATGGACGTTGTGCAAGTGTTAATCGAGAAAAAGGCTGACGTTAACATGCCCTGCAATCAAAAGTTCACTCCACTTTCGGCAGCTAGTGTGGGTGGCCATTTGGAAGTAGTCAAATATTTGGTTGACTTGAAAGCTGACTTCGACCATGCAGATGCCAATGGCATTACCCCTTTAACTAAGGCCTCGTTTTGTGGACATATCGAGATTGTCCGTTTTTTGATAGATGTGGGAGCAAACGTCAATTCTAAGGACCAGAAAAGATTTACACCACTGCACAGAGCGTGTTTCGGCGGCCATGACGATGTTGTGCGATTGTTGATCGACCGTCGAGCAGATGTCAATGTGTGCAACGTTGACGGGATGACACCACTTTACATGGCATGCCTCAAAGAACGCTATACCACAATCCAGCTCTTGATTGAACACGGAGCTAGTGTCAATGCCATCAACGACAAATGCAGTCATGTCATGTCTGcagttgaaaaaggaaaaactcAGCTGATTCAGTTTCTTATCAACCGTGGAGCTGATGTGGATGTGGCGTGCAAGGGTTTTAGGCCGTTACATCTAGCTTGTACGAACGGACATCTAGCGATGGTGCGGTTGTTAATAGACGCTCAAGTTGACATCAATGCCGTCAGTAAACACGGAGAGAATTGTCTTTTTCCAGCTTCGCGAAGAGGATTTGTCAAGATCGTTCAAGTACTACTAGATGCTGGAGTAGATGTCAATCAGGTCAGCAAGAAAGGTTTCACTgccatttttttgacaagtttAGGTGGACACGTCGAAATTGTTCGGTTGTTGCTTGAAGCTGGAGCCGATCCTGCAGTTCCAAATATCTGCGGAAGAAATGTAATTCAAGCGGCCAACGTCAAGAAACATTACGATATTGTCAGGTTGTTAACCACTCCAAGAAGCAGATCTACTTTCTATCTTAATTCTTCCCAAGTGTAA